A genomic stretch from Lathyrus oleraceus cultivar Zhongwan6 chromosome 2, CAAS_Psat_ZW6_1.0, whole genome shotgun sequence includes:
- the LOC127120683 gene encoding probable sodium/metabolite cotransporter BASS5, chloroplastic, whose product MYSTISCKMNHLHNVTNVYCSHLSLFHVRKPPIYVPCATNVSSKFSTRLEYRSSKLPLICASLNSSDSLLPDTIPQIMKQKSMFILEILKQANSLLPYVVFSSTLLALIFPHTFTWFTSRYYAPALGFLMFAVGVNSSEKDFLEAFNRPAELFTAYFGQFVVKPLLGYLLCIISVNVFGLPTAIGAGIVLLACVSGAQLSSYATFLSDPQMAPLSIVMTSLSTISAVFVTPLLLLLLIGKKLPIDVKGMVFSITQVVLVPITLGLLLNRFFPRICNAIRPFLPPLSVLIAALSAGAPLALNIESVKSSFGFAIFLLAVAFHLSSFVAGYILSGFVFRDSPDAKPLQRTISFETGMQSSLLALALANKFFEDPVVGMPSAVSSPLMSLMGFSLVLIWSKIKSKSELSS is encoded by the exons ATGTATTCAAcaatttcatgcaaaatgaaTCACTTGCATAATGTAACTAATGTTTATTGCTCACATCTTTCACTCTTCCATGTTAGAAAACCTCCAATATACGTGCCATGCGCGACCAACGTTTCTTCTAAATTCTCGACTCGCTTAG AGTACAGGAGTTCCAAGCTACCTCTCATATGTGCATCGCTGAACTCTTCGGATTCCTTGCTTCCCGATACAATCCCTCAG ATAATGAAGCAAAAATCAATGTTCATTTTGGAGATTCTTAAGCAAGCAAATTCACTTCTACCTTACGTAGTCTTTTCAAGTACACTTTTAGCTCTAATCTTCCCGCATACTTTTACGTGGTTTACCAGCAG ATACTATGCTCCTGCATTAGGATTTTTGATGTTTGCAGTTGGAGTGAATTCAAGTGAAAAGGACTTCCTGGAAGCATTTAACAGGCCAGCAGAACTTTTCACTGCTTATTTTGGTCAATTTGTGGTGAAACCTCTTCTTGGTTATCTTCTTTGCATAATTTCAGTAAACGTATTTGGTCTACCGACGGCAATAG GCGCGGGGATCGTATTGCTGGCTTGTGTTAGCGGAGCGCAGCTCTCAAGTTACGCTACTTTTCTATCCGACCCGCAAATGGCGCCATTAAGCATAGTTATGACATCGTTGTCAACTATTTCTGCGGTTTTTGTCACACCACTCTTACTATTGTTACTCATTGGGAAGAAACTTCCTATAGATGTAAAAGGAATGGTGTTTAGTATTACACAGGTTGTGCTTGTTCCTATTACATTGGGTTTACTTCTAAATCG ATTCTTTCCTCGTATTTGTAATGCTATTCGACCGTTTTTGCCTCCACTATCGGTATTGATAGCAGCTCTCTCCGCAGGAGCACCACTTGCTCTTAATATTGAATCAGTTAAATCCTCCTTTGGTTTTGCTATCTTTTTGCTCGCTGTTGCTTTTCATTTGTCATCTTTTGTAGCTGGTTATATTCTTAGCGGATTTGTATTTCGTGATTCTCCTGATGCGAAGCCATTGCAGAGAACAATTTCCTTCGAGACAG GAATGCAAAGTAGCCTCCTTGCCCTGGCTCTTGCAAATAAATTCTTTGAAGATCCAGTTGTTGGAATGCCTTCTGCAGTTTCT TCTCCGCTTATGTCTTTGATGGGTTTTTCTCTTGTTCTGATTTGGTCAAAAATAAAGAGCAAGTCAGAACTTAGCAGCTGA
- the LOC127120682 gene encoding probable sodium/metabolite cotransporter BASS5, chloroplastic isoform X1 → MNSISSGRVKPLPLSSHFRLRCANCTNFSIPLRSNSPHNTTIRLAVSSPRLPLKCAASANFSDSNPPDPTPNHSSHPTTTVKQTILEILKNSNSLLPPAVLASTLLALIYPPSLTWFTTRYYAPALGFLMFAVGVNSSEKDFLEAFNRPAEIATGYFGQFVVKPLLGYLFYIIAVTVFGLPAGIGAGIVLVGCVSGAQLSNYATFLTDPQMAPLSIVMTSLSTASAVLVTPLLLLLLIGKRLPVDVKGMVFSITQIVVVPIVVGLLLNRFFPRICNAIRPFLPPLSVLVAAICAGAPLALNVEVIKSPLGVSILLLVVAFHLSAFIAGYALGGSIFRDSPEVKPLQRTISFETGMQSSLLALALANKFFEDPVVGMPPAISTAIMSLMGFGLVLIWAKRGKHEIKHNT, encoded by the exons ATGAATTCGATTTCTTCAGGCAGAGTCAAGCCTCTTCCTCTATCATCACACTTCCGTCTCCGATGCGCCAACTGCACCAACTTCTCCATTCCCCTGCGTTCAAATTCTCCCCATAATACTACTA TTCGCTTGGCGGTTTCCAGTCCCAGGCTTCCCCTCAAATGTGCTGCATCTGCAAACTTCTCCGATTCCAACCCACCCGATCCAACTCCGAATCACTCTTCTCATCCCACCACG ACGGTGAAACAAACTATTTTGGAGATTCTGAAGAACTCAAACTCACTTCTGCCTCCTGCTGTCCTTGCTAGTACACTGCTAGCTCTTATCTACCCTCCTTCTTTAACCTGGTTTACTACCAG ATACTATGCACCTGCATTAGGATTTTTGATGTTTGCAGTTGGGGTCAATTCAAGTGAAAAAGACTTCCTTGAAGCATTTAATAGGCCTGCAGAAATTGCCACTGGTTATTTTGGCCAATTTGTTGTGAAGCCTCTTCTTGGATATCTGTTTTATATTATTGCCGTAACTGTTTTTGGTCTACCAGCAGGAATAG GCGCAGGGATTGTATTGGTGGGTTGTGTTAGTGGAGCTCAGCTCTCAAATTATGCCACTTTTCTAACAGACCCACAAATGGCACCATTAAGCATAGTAATGACATCACTGTCAACTGCTTCCGCGGTTCTTGTCACACCACTCTTATTGCTGTTGCTCATTGGGAAGAGACTGCCTGTAGATGTAAAAGGAATGGTGTTTAGCATTACACAGATTGTGGTAGTACCTATTGTTGTTGGTCTGCTTCTAAATCG CTTCTTTCCTCGTATTTGCAATGCTATTCGACCATTTTTGCCTCCACTGTCCGTATTGGTGGCAGCTATCTGTGCCGGAGCACCCCTTGCTCTTAACGTGGAGGTTATTAAATCTCCACTTGGAGTTTCTATCTTGCTTCTTGTTGTTGCTTTCCATTTGTCAGCTTTTATAGCTGGTTATGCACTAGGTGGTTCTATCTTCCGTGATTCTCCTGAAGTGAAGCCACTACAGCGAACAATTTCCTTTGAGACAG GAATGCAAAGTAGCCTCCTTGCTCTGGCTCTTGCTAATAAATTCTTTGAAGACCCAGTTGTGGGTATGCCTCCAGCAATTTCG ACTGCTATTATGTCATTGATGGGATTTGGTCTTGTCTTGATCTGGGCCAAAAGAGGAAAGCATGAGATAAAACACAACACCTGA
- the LOC127120682 gene encoding probable sodium/metabolite cotransporter BASS5, chloroplastic isoform X2: MFAVGVNSSEKDFLEAFNRPAEIATGYFGQFVVKPLLGYLFYIIAVTVFGLPAGIGAGIVLVGCVSGAQLSNYATFLTDPQMAPLSIVMTSLSTASAVLVTPLLLLLLIGKRLPVDVKGMVFSITQIVVVPIVVGLLLNRFFPRICNAIRPFLPPLSVLVAAICAGAPLALNVEVIKSPLGVSILLLVVAFHLSAFIAGYALGGSIFRDSPEVKPLQRTISFETGMQSSLLALALANKFFEDPVVGMPPAISTAIMSLMGFGLVLIWAKRGKHEIKHNT, encoded by the exons ATGTTTGCAGTTGGGGTCAATTCAAGTGAAAAAGACTTCCTTGAAGCATTTAATAGGCCTGCAGAAATTGCCACTGGTTATTTTGGCCAATTTGTTGTGAAGCCTCTTCTTGGATATCTGTTTTATATTATTGCCGTAACTGTTTTTGGTCTACCAGCAGGAATAG GCGCAGGGATTGTATTGGTGGGTTGTGTTAGTGGAGCTCAGCTCTCAAATTATGCCACTTTTCTAACAGACCCACAAATGGCACCATTAAGCATAGTAATGACATCACTGTCAACTGCTTCCGCGGTTCTTGTCACACCACTCTTATTGCTGTTGCTCATTGGGAAGAGACTGCCTGTAGATGTAAAAGGAATGGTGTTTAGCATTACACAGATTGTGGTAGTACCTATTGTTGTTGGTCTGCTTCTAAATCG CTTCTTTCCTCGTATTTGCAATGCTATTCGACCATTTTTGCCTCCACTGTCCGTATTGGTGGCAGCTATCTGTGCCGGAGCACCCCTTGCTCTTAACGTGGAGGTTATTAAATCTCCACTTGGAGTTTCTATCTTGCTTCTTGTTGTTGCTTTCCATTTGTCAGCTTTTATAGCTGGTTATGCACTAGGTGGTTCTATCTTCCGTGATTCTCCTGAAGTGAAGCCACTACAGCGAACAATTTCCTTTGAGACAG GAATGCAAAGTAGCCTCCTTGCTCTGGCTCTTGCTAATAAATTCTTTGAAGACCCAGTTGTGGGTATGCCTCCAGCAATTTCG ACTGCTATTATGTCATTGATGGGATTTGGTCTTGTCTTGATCTGGGCCAAAAGAGGAAAGCATGAGATAAAACACAACACCTGA